The genomic region ATTAATGATGTTACTGGAATAGAGTGTGATTATAACGCTTATATAAGAGCCAAGAATAAAGGTTTTAATGTCATAAACGCGGATATTGAAAAAGATTCTATTGATCTTGAGGAAAAAAAATACGATTTTATATTATTTGGGGATGTTTTGGAACATTTATATGACCCATGGAATACGCTAGATAAGTTTAAAAAATTTTTAAAAAAAGATGGAACGTTTTTGATTAGCATCCCAAATATTAAACACTATAGAATTTTGCGAAAGTTTTTGTTTTCTGATGAATGGCGATACACAGAAGCAGGGATTTTAGATATTACACATATTCGTTTTTTTACACGAAAAGAGGCTTTGCGAATGATTGAAGAGAGCGGGTTGCAGGTCTCTGTATTAAAATATAAAACAAATAAAAATATTTTGTTTAGAGTTGTTAGTCTTTTCGCTAAGAATTGGGTAATGACTATATGGCCAGAGCAGTTTCTAATAGCTGCAAAGGTGAAATAATTTTTTTGGTATTTTAGAAAATGCAAATTAAATTTATCGGCACCTACGGAGACCAACGTTGGCTGCGCCAATTCCCTGGAAATAAACCTGTTTGGGGCAATTGCGAGTTCGTCCTTGATCCCGCTGTGCAAAACTATGACTGGCTGGTTGTTTATAATGACTTACCCGCCGGCATCAGTGATGTCATGCTTCCCTGTCCCCAGGAAAATACCCTCCTGATCACTACCGAACCCTCAACCATCAAAGCCTACGGCAACGCTTTCACCCATCAATTCGGCCATGTGCTGACCAGTCAACCGGAATGGGCCTTGCCGCATCGCAGCCGTATTTATGCCCAACCGGCCCTGCAATGGTTTTACGGCATGGGTTCCGAGCGCCTGATTACTTATGACGAAATGGTCGCTCATCCGCCCTCGGAAAAAACGCGGCTCATCGCCACGGTCTGCTCCACCAAACAGCAGACCCACACCCTGCATCAAAAACGCTACCAATTCACCCAGGAGCTTAAAAAACGCATCCCCGAGCTCGACATCTTCGGTCACGGCGTACGTCCCATGGCGGATAAGGCCGAAAGCCTCGATCCCTACCGCTACCATGTCGCCATTGAAAACTTTATCGGCTTGCATCACTGGACGGAAAAGCTCTCTGACCCGTTTCTTGGCGTGACGCTGCCATTTTATTGCGGCTGCCCCAATGCGAGCGATTACTTTCCCGAAGAGAGCTTCATCCCCATCGACATCAACGATGTGGACGGGGCGAGTGAGATCATTCGCAAGGCCATGCGCGATGGGGAATACGAAAAAAGGCTTCCGCATATTCTGGAAGCCCGGCGCCGGGTGCTTGAGGAATATAATATTTTTGCGGTTCTTTCCCGGTTGATTGAAGAGCGCGAGACGGATATGACATCCACATCTTCGGGCGGGGTCATTCTTTCGCGGCGCGAGCTGCGCAAGCGTCATCCGCTGGTTTCGGTCCAGCATTTTTACGAGAAATGCCGATTGCGGATTCTGCATGCCTTGAAAGATACCCAAGGCGGTTGAACAGGGATGGACAGAATGGGCAGGATAAGACAACCTCATTTTGAGTTTTTTATCCTGTCCATTCTGTCTATCCCTGTCATCTTTACTGATGCTTTCGGCTGTCCCCTCGATTGTTTTCCAGCTCGGATTTAACCATCTCAAACACCATCTCTGGCGAAATGGCCTTCATGCATGAGTGGTGATCGCATTCCTTCTGATAGCAGTTGATGCAGGGTAGGTCCGCCTGAATGGCGCGCACGTTGTCGCCCGCCGGTTTGACCCGGCGTGGGTCGGTGGGGCCGCAGATAACGACGATGGGGCGCTCGGTGCAGGAGGCAAGGTGGGTGGGGCCGGTGTCGTTACCAACGATGAATCGGGCCTGCTCAAATATCGGCACCAAGTCGAAGATTTCTGTTTTTGCGCACAGATTCACCACCCACTCACCGCAGGCGGCGGCGATATCCTCGCAGTCCTTTATTTCGTCTTTGCCCCCCACCAGCAAAATCTTCTCCAAGCCCGCTTCATGCAACTGGCGGGCGAGGGCCACATAGTTGTCCGTGCCCCAGCGCTTGAGATGCCCCGCGGCCTGGCAACCGGGGATAAAGGCGGCGAAGCGGTTGTGAATCAGCCCCCGATCTTTGAGCAGTTGCGCGGCACGCTTGCGGTTGTCTTCAGGGATTTGTAGGACCGGGCGGGGGGTGCTGGTTTGAATGCCTCCCGCGGCAAGGGTCTGGCGGAACTGATCGAGAGCGGCGACCTCGATGGGCTTGCTGGTCCAAGGT from Geoalkalibacter ferrihydriticus DSM 17813 harbors:
- a CDS encoding class I SAM-dependent methyltransferase translates to MINKNEKYYSFERKDLVAIVPLIEGAVLDVGCGDGATMAYLLGSGINDVTGIECDYNAYIRAKNKGFNVINADIEKDSIDLEEKKYDFILFGDVLEHLYDPWNTLDKFKKFLKKDGTFLISIPNIKHYRILRKFLFSDEWRYTEAGILDITHIRFFTRKEALRMIEESGLQVSVLKYKTNKNILFRVVSLFAKNWVMTIWPEQFLIAAKVK
- a CDS encoding glycosyltransferase family 10 domain-containing protein, translated to MQIKFIGTYGDQRWLRQFPGNKPVWGNCEFVLDPAVQNYDWLVVYNDLPAGISDVMLPCPQENTLLITTEPSTIKAYGNAFTHQFGHVLTSQPEWALPHRSRIYAQPALQWFYGMGSERLITYDEMVAHPPSEKTRLIATVCSTKQQTHTLHQKRYQFTQELKKRIPELDIFGHGVRPMADKAESLDPYRYHVAIENFIGLHHWTEKLSDPFLGVTLPFYCGCPNASDYFPEESFIPIDINDVDGASEIIRKAMRDGEYEKRLPHILEARRRVLEEYNIFAVLSRLIEERETDMTSTSSGGVILSRRELRKRHPLVSVQHFYEKCRLRILHALKDTQGG
- a CDS encoding glycosyltransferase family 9 protein; the protein is MHNVHLHGRADIRRILLIKWSALGDVIISTAILEDLHQAFPDAIIDLNILPPWDRLFRQDTRVNNLLDIDLRGKDKGWKGIWKWLQTVRKAKYDLVIDLQTNDRSRFLISALRLLSPVRPILMGNRRCFPYHLSPPWTSKPIEVAALDQFRQTLAAGGIQTSTPRPVLQIPEDNRKRAAQLLKDRGLIHNRFAAFIPGCQAAGHLKRWGTDNYVALARQLHEAGLEKILLVGGKDEIKDCEDIAAACGEWVVNLCAKTEIFDLVPIFEQARFIVGNDTGPTHLASCTERPIVVICGPTDPRRVKPAGDNVRAIQADLPCINCYQKECDHHSCMKAISPEMVFEMVKSELENNRGDSRKHQ